Sequence from the Phragmites australis chromosome 11, lpPhrAust1.1, whole genome shotgun sequence genome:
GGTCATGAAGTCCTTTCTAAGCTAGCACAATCTTTTGGTCTTCCTTGTAATAAAAGTGCTAGTGTCACTCTTTGTCATGCGTGTCAGCTCGGTCGTCACACACGTCTTCCCTTTCATGCGTCGTCATCACGTGCCACCCATAATTTTCAGTTAATacattgtgatctttggacCTCACCCATTACTAGTGTATTTGGTTATTCTTGATGACTGCTCGCATTATCTTTGGACGTTTCCGCTACGACTTAAGTCTGACACTTTCTCCACTCTTTCTAACTTTTTTGCTTATGTTCGCACCCAGTTCGGTGTCACCATAAAGGGGATCCAGTGCGACAACGGCCGCGAATTCGATAATTCCAGCGCCCGCACGTTCTTCCTCTCCCATGGCATACACCTGCGTATGTCCTGCCCCTACACCTTGCCTCAGAACGGTAAAGCTGAACGCATAATCCGCACCACAAACAATGTCGTTCGCTCCCTCCTGTTCCAGGCTAGCATTCCCCCCACGTTTTGGGCTGCGGCTCTTAGCACTACAACCTATCTTCTGAATATTCTTCCCACCAAAACACTTAATTTCTCTACGCCgcatctctccctttttgggaCCCAGCCATCGTATGAGCACCTATGCGTTTTTGGTTGCAAGTGTTATCCCAACCTTTCCGCCACTGCCGCCCACAAACTTGCTCCTCGTTCCGCCTTGTGTGTATTTCTTGGCTACTCCCTCCACCACAAGGGCTATCTCTGCCTTGATCGTCACACAAACCGTATCATCATCTCCCGCCATGTGATCTTTGAAGAGtcctcttttcccttttccAAGGATTCTTCTCCTCCCACTCGAGCGGCCTTTGATTTCCTGGAGGATTTTACCAATCCTATGTCGGTTCCCTTTGCACCGTCATCTTGTCTGTTACCTGCAGGTACAGTTTCCACCGCACAGCCATGTGCGGCAACCGGTGCCCCTGACTCCCCCAGGCACCACAACCCGCCCCTGCCGGTCAGGATGCACCCCGCCCAAGCCACGCGTACCGCGCGTGATCCCGCGGCCCGGCTCCCTGTTGCGCACCCGCCTTCTGGGCCGCGCTCGGTCGGTGGGCTGCCTTCGTCGTCTGGTGGGCCGTGCTCGCCTGGTGGGCCGCAGCCGTACTCGTCTTGCGGGACGCAGCCCATGTCTGGCGGCTTCGCGTCTCCTTCAACCACGCCGCCTGCTGCATCACGCAGCCCCGACGTCCCTGCGACCTCCCCGCAGGCCTCTCCGCagcctcctcggcctcctcggCGTTTTGGTGCCGTCTACGCCCGGCGCCCTCCCGCGGTACCAGTCCACGTGACCGTGCCCATGGCGTGTGTCACGGTGCCGGCCCCGGCGCCCGCACCGACAACTGCGCCTCTTCCTGCCGGTGCTATAGCAGTACCTCCTGTGGCGAATCAGCATGCCATGGTCACACGCGGGAAGCACGGTTTCCGTCAGCCGGCACTGTTCCAGGCCACGCCGCTGTCTCCAGTTCCCAGGACTTACCGTGCTGCCCTCGCTGATCCAAATTGGCGAGCCGCTATGGAAGCTGAATACTCAGCCCTTCTGTCCAACCAAACGTGggatcttcttcctcgaccGCCTCGGTCCAATGTGGTGACAGGCAAATGGGTGTTCAAACATAAATTCAAAGCTGATGGGTCCTTTGAGCGATACAAGGCGCGTTGGGTTCTTCGTGGATTCACCCAAcgtcccggtgttgattttgctGAGACATTCAGTCCGGTCGTCAAGCCTGCTACTGTACGGACTGTTCTCTCTTTGGCTCTCTCACGCTCCTGGCCCATTCATCAGCTCGATGTCAACAATGCCTTCCTGCATGGTACCTTGTCGGAGACAGTTTACTGCGCTCAGCCCTCCGGATTTGAAGATGCTGCTCATCCTGATTTTGTGTGCCGGCTTAATCGTTCTCTTTATGGACTTAAGCAGGCACCTCGCGCGTGGTACAGCAGGTTTGCTTCCCACCTTCTGCAGCTTGGTTTTGTTGAGGCCAAATCAGACACATCTATGTTTGTCTATCGTCGTGGAGCGGATACCGTTTACCTCCTgctctatgttgatgacattgtGCTGACAGCCTCCTCTACTGCTTTACTCCGGCGTACCATTGGCGCTCTTCAGCAGGAGTTTCCTATGAAGGATCTCGGCGTCCTTCATAACTTCCTGGGTATGCATGTTCAACACACGAGCTCGGGTCTCTTCCTCTCTCAACGGCAATATATGATTGAAATCCTTGAGCGTGCTGGAATGGCTGACTGCAAGCCATGCTCGACGCTTGTTGATGTTAATCCGAAGCTTTCAGCGGATGGTGACCCTGTATCTGACCCTACAGATTTCCGCAGCCTTGCAGGCGCTCTTCAGTATCTGACTTTCACCAGGCCAGATGTCTCTTATGCGGTTCAGCAAGTCTGCCTTCACATGCATGATCCATGGGAGCCACACCTTGCCGCCCTGAAGCGCATTCTGCGCTACGTTCGTGGCACCTTGCACATGGGTCTGTTCCTGCGCCCCTCCCCTCAGTCTGACTTGGTGGTCTACTCTGATGCTGATTGGGCCGGTTGTCCTGATACGCGCAAGTCTACCTCAGGCTATGTAGTGTTCCTTGGTGACaatctggtctcttggtcgtccaaGCGTCAGAACACCGTCTCTCGTTCCAGTGCCGAGGCTGAGTACCGAGCTGTTGCCAACGCCGTTGCGGAAGTCACCTGGTTACGCCAACTCTTGTCTGAGCTGCACACTCCTTTGCACAAGACAACCTTGGTGTATTGTGACAACATCAGCACAGTCTACATGTCTTCGAACCCCATTCAGCACCAGCGCACCAAACATGTGGAgatcgatctacacttcgttcGGGAGCGCGTTGCACTTGGTGATGTCCGTGTCCTTCATGTCCCTACGACATCTCAATtcgccgacatcttcaccaaggggcTGCCTTCGTCAGTCTTCATGGAGTTCCGGTCTAGTCTAAACGTTCGTTCCACCGACGATTCGACTGCGGGGGCGTGTTAGACAGCCATATATGGCTTGCGTATGTGGGTCCAGCGCCCAGGTGTTAACCGCCTGCCGGCCTTGTGTATTTTTGGTTAGAGAGATATGAGGAGATCTGGTTGGTGCTGTTTCTATAAACCACAAGATCTCCTCACCCCTATATATTTGTATACTAGGTCTCTCAATCAATCAATCTACAATTTCCACGCAATCTCATTTGCTTTCAAGAAgcgcgtggaagttagcaattCACGTGCTAAActataacttatgcatcagtctccttgtactgttattatttttttactattactattacttttattatcattattgttttctcatcatcgttttagttggatcttgtgggtttgatctctagcctaccctaaCTTGTTTGGGACAAATGTTGCTGCTGTTGTATCCATTTTTGGCTGTTATTATCATCTTGCAAGCTGCAACTACTTGCTATCAGACCGATTACCGGATGAAAGCTGGTGATTATCATTTCTAAGTTGTGATTCCAATACAAGGAAAAAACTGGTTGCCAGATGAAGcataagatttttcttaaaaactgtTTTTCGGACCCCTGTTAAGTGACTAGACCATAGAGCTTGGCTATTCAGTGACTGTACCCTTTTTACAAGGATTTCTCTTTTCATACTCCTATGGAGATACTAGTTAATCAACCTTGGTTACCTACTGCTGCAGTATGCTCAGACTTCAGACAACTGGAACTTCTAACTCGTGTGTGGAAttgataatttatttttgatCAGGTCTTGCATGGGCAATATGTGAGCATCTTGTGGAAGTGACTCGAGCGCCTACCTTGTTTGCAACTCATTTCCATGAATTAACTGCGTTGGCACAGAGGAATACTGATGAGCACCGAGATGTTCCAGATATCGGAATTGCAAATTATCATGTGGGTGCACATATAGACCCATCAAGTCGGAAGTTAACTATGCTTTACAAGGTACTTCGCTACGTGAAATTCTGAACCACATTTtgaaatcttttctttttttagcttACAGAAACAAGTCAGCATTAGCAGTGTGCCAAACGATGCCTCCACAGATATTCTCCCTGACAATCTTTTTCTGTTCTTTTTGTAGGTTGAACCTGGTGCATGTGATCAAAGTTTTGGTATTCACGTTGCAGAATTTGCTAATTTTCCAGAAGCTGTTGTTGCTCTTGCAAAAAGCAAAGCAGAAGAATTAGAAGATTTTTCTACTACACCTACCTTTTTGGACGATTCAAAAGACGAGGTATCTACTAAAAGTCAAAATAAATGCTGTAGAtttgatatcaattaaaatgtgcatgcttcttctcatgtgagAGATCTTagataacaaaaaaaaactaatattgGATTCGAATTCTCATGTAAGTAAATTTTATCTGCAAATATGGTTaagaaaaaactattttcatcCGTTGCACAATTCATGGGAGCTCGGTGGTGACTGGTTGCATGGGGTATCCAACCTTACTGAAACTCAAACCTCTTTCTGAGCGAGTGTTGTCTTGCGCAGGTCGGATCTAAACGCAAGAGGGTATTTAGCCCAGATGACGTGACCAGAGGAGCTGCTCGAGCTCGGCTTTTCTTGGAGGAATTTGCCGCATTGCCTTTAGACGAGATGGATGGGAGCAAGGCCATGGAGTTGGCCACCAAGCTGAAAGTTGACTTGCAGAAAGATGCAGCTGACAATCCTTGGCTTCAGCAGTTTTTCTGAAGGGGATTAACCCCTGCGCGGATGGGGGTTTCGTTAAGGTAGAACCGTTAGAAAACTACGTTGATGCTTGGATCTCCTGATTCTTTTTGTTAATACGCATCAGCCTATAAATGTTATCTTCTAGGCTTAACAAACAAGTAGTAGGCCATGTGTATATATAGTGGTAATGCTGCTCCTCTCTCTGAATACCGATTGGCTGCAGCTAGTCTGTTTTGTGCAACTCCCGTCTAAGCTGGAAATCTATGCATGTCTATTTTAGAACATTGTTGCATGTCCAGCAAAATTCTGTCAGTGCTAGAAGCAAGACCAGCAGAGTATTGTGGCCTTGTGGAGTCCTGAGACCGAGTGTTTTTACATAATTCTAGGTAGAGCTGCAAGTCCTGAAACTATGACTTGAGTTGCAGGACCGATGATCACATGATTCACAAGACAGATGCCTAGTGTCACAGGCTTCGAAAGAAAACAAACCAAATTACCAACCACGTGCTTCCAAAAGCTGCTCTCGAGGGAATATGATCTGCTCCCTAGTTCCAGTCACAAGGCATCTTCGCTGTCCCGATGCATCCGCACGACTGCTGGATTTGTATATGACGCGACAATGGTAGCGCGATACAAACCAGACCAGAGAGTGAGAAACACGAGGTATCCTTCTCCCGGAAGATCCTCTCATTCCTGAAAAATATAAGAAAGGACGTCATAGATATGTACAATGATCGTATTTCTGTATTCTGATGTACTTGCTTAAACTATTCTTCAAAGCAAAATGATGAAATATATCCTTTGCATTATTCCTACACTAGGATCCAAGAAGATAAATTTGCGATGGAGCAGAGCAGATATATTTCCTAGATTAATCAATTCTATAGACGCTTTTAAACATTAGTGACGCAGCTGTATCTAGTGTATACTGTGCATGGACtgataaaaaaattggaaaaaaacaTCATTCTCCTATATATAACCACCTAGCTGGTACCATATCCTCCAGTAACTTCTCACCTCctacaactctctctctctctctctctctctctcaaggaTGGCCAAGGTTGGACCCTGCCTCCATCTTGCAACTCCCATGGCGAAGAACCACAAGCTCCACATGCCTCCAAGAACCGCTCCACTTCAAGCTAAGCACTCGGCCCTCTCCTTCCGGTGCGCCGTGACGTCTCAGACGGCGAGCAATACCACCACAGCCACCGTGTTGCAAGCCAACAAGGAGGCCTTTGGCTTCGAGCAGTACATGGCATCCAAGGCCGCGGCCGTGAACGAGGCCCTGGACCGCGCGGTGCCGCTCCGCCACCCGGCCGAGCGGCTCCACGAGTCCATGCGCTACTCCCTCCTCGCCGGCGGCAAGCGCGTGCGCCCCGTGCTCGCGCTAGCCGCGTGCGAGCTGGTGGGCGGAGacgaggccgcggcggcgcctGTGGCCTGCGCCGTTGAGATGGTCCACGCCATGTCGCTCATCCACGACGATCTGCCCTGCATGGACGACGACGacctccgccgcggccgcccCACCAACCACGTCGCGTTCGGGGTCAGCACCGCGCTGCTCGCCGGGGACGCGCTCCTTGCCCTCGCGTTCGAGCACGTGGCCCGCGGCTGCGCGGACCATGGCGTCCCTGCCGAACGCGCTCTGCGGGCCGTGGCTGAGCTCGGCAACGCCGTGGGCGCCGAGGGTCTTGCATGCGGGCAGGTAGTGGACATGGCCAGCGAGGGCGCGGCCGTGGGGCTGGCCACCCTGGAGTACATCCATGTGCACAAGACGGCGCGGCTCCTGGAGGCCGCGACCGTGTGCGGCGCCATCGTCGGCGGAGGAACCTACGAGGAGGTCGAGGGCATCCGCAGGTTCGCGCGGTACATCGGGCTGCTGTTCCAGGTAGTGGACGACGTTCTCGACGTGACGCGCACGTCCGAACAGCTCGGGAAGACGGCCGGGAAGGATCTGGCGTCTGACAAGGCCACGTATCCTAAGCTCATGGGCGTCGACGGGGCGCGCGCGTACGCCGCCGAGCTCGTGGCGAGCGCGGAGGCGGAGCTCGACCGGTTCGACCGCGACCGCGCCGCGCCACTTCGCCACCTATCACGGTTCATCGCGTACCGGCAGAACTGATGGGGTTGGCGCTATATTTCAATTTGCATGTAAGTACTAAGAAGGCAATCGCTGCTAAAGGGCATCACAAGTAGTGTAATGTATAAATATTATCGCCAATTTCCCAAAACAAATTACTCTCACCTATTGGGGTTCTTATCCTCATGATTTAGGTTGTGCTTGGTTCTCGCTCCAATTTTCGCTAACGATTGGGCCACTATTTAGCTGGGTTCCAAATGTTTGCGTGCCCTTGTGACATCTGACCACTCCAGCAATAATGCAGCTGAAAACATGGACACCAATCTCCAGGATAGACAAATCCTCCGCCAAAATTTGGCCGGCCACGGTGCCCTAAGTTTGGACATGTGTGACCGTGAGACGTAATGGTGTTTACAAGTTAAACTACATGCAGTAGTGTTATTAATAGGTTAATTGGTGGTGATTAGTACCATATTATTGTTGTATTATTAGTGTTACTATTAAATAGAGGAAGGCATGACACGGAATGAACATATCAACTGTTAATAAATCTGATTGAACGGATATGATCAATCCATGTATATTAAGGTTAAGGGGTatagaaaaaaaactattaaattTTATATTATAGTAGAGATAGATAAATTTTCGATCGGGAGCCGAATCCTGTCTTTAGCTGTTGAAGTCACAGAACTGTATGCAATTTATGCTGTTAGATCAAGATCAGACGCACCCAATTTAGGCTGTTAGATAAAAATCAGATGGCTTGATGGTTGAAGATGGGCCAAAGTGCCTGTAACTTTCATCCTCTAAAGTCGAGAGGATCCTACACTTAGCTCAAAATGAGAATAGCCACGTGTGACAAGGCAAAACTATGGTATATTCAGTTGTTTAACAGACAAAGTGGGTAAAATATTGAAGTAGCTGCAACGAGGTAGAGGAGGTGTCTGCAACAACTCCTATCTCCCATTCTGCCTTACCCAAAACAACATGCAATTGATCGGCCCCGGCTTTATTGAAGGCTAATTGCAGGCACAGGGATTGATCCCTAGTGGGCTAGGTGCAACTCAACTCACCTAGTCAACTGACCCATTGCTTATTTCCCCTGCCACATGAACTCCTGCAGTTGCACTTGAGAGTGACATCGAGACAAATTGGTTAAAATCAAGCCCCCAGGCATTGTTCGGTTTTATGCTATGCGCTCCAATCTCCTAAGGCCACTTTAGGGAGAGGGGTTTCTGGATGAAATCCTAAGAACAAAATCTTTAGAATTATTCTCTAAGAGCGTCTCTAACAATACATGTCAGCTAGTTATAAGGTTATTCACATCAGATTTTTGTCTAGGTGGAGAAGAGagatgaagaagagagagaaaaactagTTCTTAATCTGTAATTAAAATATAACATATGAGGCATTAAATATAAGACAAAATATACGTGGTGATTAGTTGAGAGAGAACATAGGTGGGTGGAGTAATTAAACTTTAATTGTGCTATAGACCAATTGTTGGAGATGTAAACTATTGCACTATATACAGATGACATGGAAGAAACAGTAAATAGCAACTAGCTATACTGTTGGAGACACTCTACAGAATTGCCATTATAGACTCCCTAAATACAGCACGATTCATAATTGGATCCATGAAAATAAGCAGCTCAAAATTCTATATTTAATTGTTGTCCAGTACTAATCAGACTTCATTCCATTATGCGTGCAGATAAATTGTAGCATATATTATAGCCACTAACATCGAAAACTAATATATAGCCACAAAAACGATATCCTCCATATGAATATTAGtatattattaataaaataaaattcatatacatttAGCAGTTTCTATGATTTTTCAATTTTACATCCACAGAATCATTTGGACTAATGGGAATAATTGAAACGATGATATATAAATATGAGCCTTATAGAAATGGAAAGAGATAATACTAATCACTATTATGATTTATGATTAATTTGCTGCATGGTGCTTTCCAAAAGCATTCTTTGGACATTGTGATTCAGTGGTGGTTGCTTAGACCTTTGATTTTGTTAATGGGTTTCGTTGAAACATATTTCGTGTAATTTCTATACTAAATTAAGAAATTCAAGTATGTTTTAGGAAAAAGCATCATGAGCTCATGTTAATTTATATAATTAATTACCCTCCAGTACTAAATATATTTCATTTGGTTATGTGTGCCAAGAAATTGTTACATTATAGCCACTAACATAGAAAATTAATATCTAACCGCAAAAGAGAAATGTATATCCGTCATATGAATATTAGTAGATTGTTATAAAATGAAATTCATATACATTTAGTAGTGTCATATCATGTTATTGTCTAAATTGTAGGACAATTTCATGAACAGATGGAGTCTGAAGATCATGTGTGATCTCTGCTTTATAGTATTTTTTGTTCTACTATTTTAGTGATTCTTTTCCTTGAAACTTATTTAAATTGCTTGATTTATTTCTAATACACACATGCGTGCGAAGAAATGCATGCCCACGCATGCCCGTCCCGCATAAATTGGGGGCTATGTGCCAAACTTCTGAATTAGACCCTCAATTTAGCTTCTAGATTCAAATTTCCTATCCCTACTTCCATTTTTTTATAACGAGGACACCCCATTTCCATTACTGGATAAGGAATAGTTCGGTACATTCATTGAGGATCATATAGACAAAAAAAGCTTACAAGCATAAGTGTAGGGAAAATGGTCATATTAgtctatgattgtgattttggtgattagtgacaatatagtcaatgggactagcatgtttgtcaagtatatgatttagtagatctcatgaatgcaacaaaacagaagtcaccgaagccggaacaaagagatgaatgaattggacttaTTCCATGAATTtagatgtgatcaaatgggatgaatttctatataatcttgtaaagctcttcacaagctttccatagagtacAGGATCATCAAAATCGAAATTCGGAGCGAAAAGGtatacccaaaatacataacggtgttctgctgaaatttgcctgacTGGATAATCCGAtgctcacatcaaaattaaTCCAAtgctacataggataatccagtgagaacaatgaaaaatagttcggtgttcacagaaagtttgaagcggagtcttttgcctcaccggatgattcggttcacaaaataaacacaccggactattatttccagatagctccaaaatgaacatatgcacataaGATAATACGGTccatttgtccggtgttcagtaaGTTATCACatgataatccggtgttcacagatgagtctgAGTAGGTTCCAATGATTAGTTTCTTCTActatactcaccgaatgatccggtgttcacaaaataaatacACCAGACTATTAGTTCTAAAGAGCTCCAAAtaaacatatgcacataggataatccggtgcatttgtccggtgtttAGTGAGCTGTCACAGGATTATCCGTTATTCacaaaggcttgagtgggggtttcaacagctagtttgtgagagtgtactcaccggatgatccaatgttagtactattggtctcaccggatcatccggtgttaacaacttttctgatccgttgggttaacgactagtgcacgggtttgagactataaatacccctccactgaGTCGTTTGAGGTAGCtcgagtctagagaagttcatatacacctgaaaagatatccaagccaccaaagtgcttaaagtgatcatctaaggcaattaagtacaagattagagagtgattagtgtttatatgcctagagagtgtgttgttaggtgattgatgcctagagagtggatccaTGAGTGATcaaagcttgtacctcttggtacactgacatcttggagtcttggtgactcgccggcaacttGAGCTAGAGTtattcaagcttgttgacccttcaacttggtgtggagcggtgacgaAAAACGTGTACagggacacagagacccttatcttggtggctcaagtttcgAAGTAATCACAACGGCAAGGAACCGGacgagaggctagtggtgagaccttgccttggtggtttggtggctcattcgggtggaggccttatctttgtgactcggtggctcaagagccatgaccgggtgccaatcgggagcatatcctttgtggaatAGTCTCactgaaatacatgaaggtataaaggatgtgcgcaatgagaaatatcatgtgtttgttactaagcttaatggcatcaagcaactaccccatgaaagtgctaatgacatatactcacgtttgaatattcttgtcaatgagattaatgcgttaggtttgacgccaattgaaaaTGATCAAGTGgagagaagaatacttcaagctcttctttcaaagtacaagttgatagtctccatcatctacgacaataatgacatcaagaagatgactccaagtcaagtgcttggcaagatcatagcccatgagatgacaatgaacatgaggTAAAAGtttctcatccgacaccaagaaccttgctctcacaagcaagcaagttcaatgtcaacacatgaaagcaaggatgaggagacaagagcaagagtcaagctcaagtgaagataatgaagagagctatgaagtgtgacagcccaaatggcttgagcatgtcattaagcatcattagcatcatgtttaattattttgagcaattattaacttgcaatttcaattaaacataaattgtgaaaatcaatgttaattggtgcattgttaagcaactcataatattgctatgaaacattaggttggaaacaattttagaaattaatccatGTTaaatgaggaatattagtgatttttcccaaatttttgggaattactttgaaggcataaaaatgaccacaatttagaaaaggttgccactttagataattttaatttcaatttgGCTTAGGCTTATTGGggtaaaacaagttaaaatggattgcacatgaattatagaatccaacaaaatttatcCCACAAAATTTGGAGGTTGGGAAGACCTTCATTTGGATCAGAACAGAGGGAAGATCTTTTCACTGGTCGGCTACTGTTCACGCGACccatcccctctctctctgctctaTCTGGACGCCGCTTTTGCTGACTTCGGTGGCCGGAAAATGTAGCACGCCGTTGAGTTACACACCGAGGTGCTTCCAAGGGGTTCGGTCGCCCTTATCCCCTCCCCACtcgacctctttctctctctctcctttctccctctaTCTCGGCCGGTTG
This genomic interval carries:
- the LOC133885535 gene encoding geranylgeranyl pyrophosphate synthase 7, chloroplastic-like, which gives rise to MAKVGPCLHLATPMAKNHKLHMPPRTAPLQAKHSALSFRCAVTSQTASNTTTATVLQANKEAFGFEQYMASKAAAVNEALDRAVPLRHPAERLHESMRYSLLAGGKRVRPVLALAACELVGGDEAAAAPVACAVEMVHAMSLIHDDLPCMDDDDLRRGRPTNHVAFGVSTALLAGDALLALAFEHVARGCADHGVPAERALRAVAELGNAVGAEGLACGQVVDMASEGAAVGLATLEYIHVHKTARLLEAATVCGAIVGGGTYEEVEGIRRFARYIGLLFQVVDDVLDVTRTSEQLGKTAGKDLASDKATYPKLMGVDGARAYAAELVASAEAELDRFDRDRAAPLRHLSRFIAYRQN